In Odocoileus virginianus isolate 20LAN1187 ecotype Illinois unplaced genomic scaffold, Ovbor_1.2 Unplaced_Contig_1, whole genome shotgun sequence, a single window of DNA contains:
- the LOC110126449 gene encoding cytochrome c oxidase subunit 8C, mitochondrial-like, translated as MAHSHTSCVPENMRRRVSCPVLRLSRSSLGLPRCSSRLLTALRVYSWLRRTGRVMPRLPVLCLFPRRRVTLVVLQPGPLMAHSEPPRQRPMSTIEVAVALLVFFTAFLTPRGYVRSNPDQFRRE; from the coding sequence atgGCACATTCACACACCTCCTGTGTCCCGGAGAACATGCGCAGACGAGTCTCCTGCCCTGTTCTGAGGCTCTCGCGGTCCAGCCTCGGGTTGCCTCGCTGCTCCTCACGTCTCCTCACCGCGCTTCGCGTCTACTCCTGGCTTCGCCGCACCGGACGAGTCATGCCGCGCCTGCCCGTGCTCTGCCTGTTTCCTCGCCGCCGTGTGACCCTGGTGGTCCTGCAGCCTGGCCCGCTCATGGCCCACTCGGAGCCTCCGCGTCAGCGCCCAATGTCGACCATTGAAGTGGCTGTTGCACTCCTGGTGTTTTTCACCGCCTTCTTGACCCCACGTGGGTACGTGCGGAGCAACCCGGACCAGTTCAGAAGAGAGTAG